In Candidatus Eisenbacteria bacterium, a genomic segment contains:
- a CDS encoding cytochrome c peroxidase: AIVLGKALFWDMQVGSDGVQACASCHFNAGADSRSRNQVSPGRLRVAADGTPSPDAAFDAVRGPNAELTAGDFPLSPRTNDVVSSQGIARALFDGLGRSPRERLRVVPDQDGFRVGRVNVRRVEPRNAPTVINAVFNHRSFWDGRARNVFNGVNGLGDDDPDARVWRADDPNAPVAVRVRLEDSSLASQATSPPVSDVEMSASGRTFHDLGAKLTRDPGRRIAPLRPLEHQWVHPDDGVLGPHSRWPRPGLDVDSYRTLIAQAFQRQWWDSPRRFRTGRNGAVTVVGTDADPDATSTLLEQNFALVFGLAVQLYEATLVADDSPYDRFMDGDAAAITPAAVLGVDLFRSQTRGRCINCHEGAELTGASVRRVRESPVRIREGQALDRGFNNIGVLPTREDPGVGGTDPLGHPLSTVRALVPPPAEPIAVDGAMKVPGLRNVALTAPYFHNGGILTLGDVLRFYSRGGDVRPQHSLDGSLEIAPLNVLANTPDEIDALEAFLLSLTDERVLYQRAPFDHPSLLVPDGALGDARRVLDDGTGTAVDRVLWIAPVGRTGGPPLRRFLE, from the coding sequence CGCGATCGTCCTCGGCAAGGCGCTCTTCTGGGACATGCAGGTCGGCAGCGACGGCGTCCAGGCCTGCGCCAGCTGCCACTTCAACGCCGGCGCCGACAGCCGATCCCGCAACCAGGTGAGCCCCGGGCGGCTGCGGGTCGCGGCGGACGGCACGCCGTCTCCGGACGCCGCGTTCGACGCCGTGCGCGGCCCCAACGCCGAGCTGACGGCGGGCGACTTCCCGCTCTCGCCGCGCACCAACGACGTGGTGTCGTCGCAAGGCATCGCCCGCGCTCTCTTCGACGGCCTCGGGCGCTCGCCGCGCGAGCGCCTGCGCGTCGTCCCCGATCAGGACGGCTTCCGGGTCGGGCGGGTGAACGTGCGTCGCGTCGAGCCGCGCAACGCGCCGACCGTCATCAACGCCGTCTTCAACCACCGGAGCTTCTGGGACGGGCGCGCCCGCAACGTCTTCAACGGCGTGAACGGCCTCGGCGACGACGACCCCGACGCCCGCGTGTGGCGCGCCGACGACCCGAACGCGCCCGTCGCCGTGCGGGTGCGGCTCGAGGACTCGAGCCTCGCCTCCCAGGCCACGAGCCCGCCGGTGAGCGACGTGGAAATGTCGGCGAGCGGGCGCACGTTCCACGACCTGGGGGCCAAGCTCACGCGCGACCCGGGGCGGCGGATCGCGCCGCTCCGCCCGCTCGAGCACCAGTGGGTACATCCGGACGACGGCGTCCTCGGCCCGCACAGCCGTTGGCCGCGGCCCGGGCTCGACGTCGACAGCTACCGGACGCTGATCGCGCAGGCGTTCCAACGGCAGTGGTGGGATTCGCCCAGGCGGTTCCGCACCGGGCGGAACGGCGCGGTCACCGTCGTCGGCACCGACGCCGATCCCGACGCGACCAGCACGCTGCTCGAGCAGAACTTCGCGCTCGTCTTCGGCCTGGCGGTCCAGCTCTACGAGGCGACGCTGGTGGCCGACGACTCGCCCTACGACCGTTTCATGGACGGCGACGCGGCCGCGATCACGCCGGCCGCCGTCCTGGGCGTCGACCTGTTCCGTTCCCAGACCCGCGGCCGCTGCATCAACTGCCACGAAGGCGCGGAGCTCACCGGTGCCTCGGTCCGGCGGGTGCGCGAGAGCCCGGTCCGGATCCGCGAGGGCCAGGCGCTCGACCGCGGCTTCAACAACATCGGCGTGCTGCCCACGCGCGAGGACCCGGGCGTCGGCGGAACGGACCCGCTCGGGCACCCGCTCTCGACCGTCCGGGCCCTCGTTCCGCCGCCCGCCGAGCCGATCGCCGTCGACGGGGCGATGAAGGTCCCCGGCCTCCGCAACGTCGCGCTGACGGCGCCGTACTTCCACAACGGCGGAATCCTCACGCTCGGCGACGTGCTCCGGTTCTACTCCCGCGGCGGCGACGTCCGCCCGCAGCATTCGCTCGACGGCAGTCTCGAGATCGCGCCGCTCAACGTCCTCGCCAACACGCCCGACGAGATCGACGCGCTCGAGGCGTTCCTGCTGTCGCTGACCGACGAGCGCGTGCTCTACCAGCGTGCTCCGTTCGACCACCCGAGTCTCCTCGTCCCCGACGGCGCGCTCGGCGACGCCCGCCGCGTCCTCGACGACGGCACGGGGACGGCGGTGGATCGTGTCCTCTGGATCGCGCCGGTCGGACGCACCGGCGGCCCGCCGCTCCGTCGCTTCCTCGAGTGA